Within the Salvia hispanica cultivar TCC Black 2014 chromosome 4, UniMelb_Shisp_WGS_1.0, whole genome shotgun sequence genome, the region ATTTGACAATTTCGCttctttgaaaattgaaatataattctGCGGTTCTTGTGTAGAAAAAATTGGCAAACAGAGAAAGGGCTAAAAGGAAGGCTTCATTGAGATGTCGAAAGGTAAAGTTTGAACAGctgttttaattatattatggtAAGAGatttcttaaatattttggtacgaggtttcttttattattgcaGGTGGAACCCCAGAAAATCCAGAAGCGGAAGAAGCCTCATAAGGATAGATGTGAACTTGCtgttgaaaatgtgaaatgtTTAGAAAACACAGAATTTGCAATGTTACTAGATGACGAGGAACTGGAGCTTAGAGAATTACAAGTAGGACCCAATCCGTTATCTTGTTCAGCTCATTTAACAACCAGTGGTTCTCATGGTTGTTCCTTTTGCAAAGGTCAATTGCACTGTGGTTTCTTCTTTACTCTCCTTTCATAATTATTCCGTTCCCATACGTTGGAGTGATCTGTATGAATAATTGTTTTAGTACATGAACTTATTGACAGGACTTACCTGGTGGATGCTCTTGCTAATCCTCTAAATAATTTTCTGTATCTTGACAGACTTGCTTGCCAAATTCCCTCCAAGCTCTGTTACAATGAAACTACCATTGTCAATACAACCATGGGCTTCCTCACCAGAATTAGTAAACAAACTCTTTAAGGTTTGAACAAATCTCTGTGAAATGATGATATGAAAATGCATATAGCTGCTCCAGATGCTGACTGAATGGATATTaaattctcctttttttttcagtaataccaacaaataatatatacacTCTAGATTCATGTATCCCCTCTCATGACATCGTTTCAATGGACTTTGTTACTCATGCCCCAACTTGCCACTCCTatcatttctcaaaataatgCTACTTTTCTTAATGAGGTTTAGTATTTTGTTACTCTTAACTTAAAGCAATGGTGATCATTATTCTCAACTACTTTCAAGGACTATAAAGATACTATTTCTTCTTCCATCTGAAAGTTTCCTTCTCTTTCTAGTTTGAATTGACATATGTAAACATGGTTGGGGATTATTGTGCTTTATGTTTCAGATATTTTTGATAGTATCTGTAATTATTAGCACTATCTTCCTATATTTGTATATCTTGgtttgttaattaaatttccaGTTATTTTTAGTCTGTAAAATCCCCATAACATATTATACTGTAGTATGTGTTGTATGATaagtttttctaattttctttcttttataggtattccattttatttctacGTATGCTGCAACAATTGGCACACATTCATTTACCATAGATGAGTTTGCCCGATCGTTTCATGATAAGGTAACTTAGATTGTTGCCAGATCATATTCGTTGTGTATAATGTAGCTAAATAAGTTTGTTGGATGTATCTTGGTTTCATCCTCCACTTTGTGGCTTCAGGATTCATTGTTGATTGGTCTTCTGCATGTGGCCCTCCTCAGACTACTTTTTTCAGATATTGACAAGGAGATAAGTAGAGGATTTTTCTCACATGCTAGCAAAAATGGCAAGTATTTGGAGTTGATTCATTCGGTGAGTATGTTTGAAGTCAAGGTCAAGTTAAAGTGCTAGATTTTGTGTTTGTCATTCTTCTCTCTGATGATAATAGCAGCACTGCTCGGAGACTGTACTATGACTCTAATCTCTATCagtattttgttgatatacaATGATCTTTAGTttctatatatacaaatgtTACAGGGATCATCACTTTTTGTTAGCATATTGAGTGTTCATTCTTTAATAGTTTCGATGTTGTTTTTTGCTGGAATTTCCTATACGATGAAGTTCAAGTCTCGTTCAGGTAATAAGAGAAAAGTTAGAATTGGGAGctgtataaaatttatttaaaccTAATTCTCAAATGTCTATGACAGTGTTACATTTATCAGGACTCAGTAGGTTACAGGTGCATGACGGACTTGTTTCCAAGAATCTTATCCTCTGCAAAACATTAATTGTTCATGTCTAATAAGAAAATGTCTTCTATTAATCTTGTGTTGATCTGGTTGATTTCTCTAAATTGTACTCATCGAGATTCAAGgaatgtaattttaatttggtaacTGAAAACTGATTTGCTTGAGGGATTGTTTGGTAATAATTCAATACCTTCATGGTCCGGCTAATAGTAAACATCTTATTACAGGGAAAGAACACCGAAATCCTTTCCATTCTTTTGCATGCTTCTTTGGGTGATGCCTTCGGTAGTTTTGTTGATCCACCAGGCTAGTTGTTTAGGGATCTCTAAATTTCATTGATATGCTTTCAAAGATACGCCTTGTTGCAGTTCATTTAGCATTTAGTTACAAATTTTCATGATCACGAAACTATGTTCACTCAAGGAATTTGTATTTCACATTGCTGTTTTAACCTTCTAAACCTTGATGGTTTGCAGCTTGAACATCATGGTGTGGTTTTGGAGTTCTGGAAAAAGTCACTGAACCTCCTGACATGGATAGAAATATTATGTCAGGTGTTGACTGCAGCTGGTTTTGGTTCTAAGCTTAATATGACAAGAAAAGCAGCATGCATAAAGGTATTCAATTCtctaataaatatgattttgtttctgttttgtGGTCTCTTATGTCATTCAGTCATATAGTTTTATTCtatcaaaactcaaaagaTAACAGCAGGGGAGTCCCCATTCTTTTTCTGTTTCAGAGTATGAGACATTAAAACCCATGTACAAAATGTGTAATGAATCCTATAGTTAGTAAGATGAGCTACTGTTCCTAGTGCAAGGGAATCCTAGCTTTTTACAGCTTGTATTTTGTTAGCAAGATCCTTGGCCAATCCAGTTGGTAAGGGCATAACGtaattcaacaaattattGTGTTTGTTACTTGTTTTCTAGGAAGGCAATGTCATGGATAAGTATGGCTTAAATCCTGGGACATTGAAGGGAGAATTATTCAGTATTTTGTTGACCCAAGGAAATTATGGTTTGGAAGTCTCTGAGTTGGCAAAATCGTCAAGTGTAAGTACTTATCATATACAAAATGCTTTGCAGCATCCTACTGGTAAAAAGGAAGGAATGTACTGCAACTTCAGATATTTAATGGTAGAACTTAGTGACTTTCCTTTTTCCGGTGTAGATTGTTGATTTAAACCTCACGGATACAGTCCAAGACTTGGAGAATTTGATCATCTCAGCTCTCTCCAGTAATATAAAGCTGTACGAAAAGATCTCCCAGTCTAGATATCGTTTGCGGATCCACACTGTTGAAAAAGAATGTGAAGATTTTCGATCTGATTCTGAGGATTTAGGGTGCGGAGATGATGTTTCTGAAGTTACTGGTGGAAATGATGCAAATGATTCTGAATGCGAGTCTAGGGATACCAGTCTCTCCAAAAGTGATGTTAGTAAATCAAACAGTCACAGTTTGACTGTATACGATGAGATTGATGAGAGCCATCCTGGAGAAGTGTGGCTATTAGGACTGATGGAAGGTGAATACTCAGACTTAAGCATCGAAGAGAAGCTCAACGCCTTAACAGCATTGGTTGATCTAATTCGTGCTGGATCCAGCATCAGAATGGAGGTAGGCCCTGTTATTGTGTCATTATTCTTGTACATCTTTTATGAAGCTTCCTTAATTACCAGGGGCATAGGAGGAATTCCTTTTTCGTCTGCCTTTTTTAGTTGCTGTCCCCCTCAGAAGAGCAGGCTTATGAAacttataataaaaatcacatgcattactcaaaaaaaataattataacatgCCTTGTGGCATTCTTGTCGGTTTATGTACCCTTTATATTCTTGCCTGGGGTTATAGATGGGCAAATAATATTTGGCCTCCTGCTTGTTATAAACTAGTCGTCGTTTGcatcttttatatattcaacTTATCGATGTTTCATTTGGATATAATTCCAGGACCCCTTGACCACAAGTGGAGAATGTCCTCCAAACATCACTCACTTTGGTTCTGGTGCTAAAATAAAGAGATCAATGGTGAAGCCCGTGCCGTTGGGAACTTGTGATTTGCAAAGATCTAGTGGACTTGACATAAGTACACCAGAACCAATTGATTCCTTGGTTCTTATGTCAAAGATTGTTGGCATGGGGAACCATGCAAACATGAAAAACAATGCAGACAAAATGGAAGCAGAAGAATTTTTACATCCTATGCAATCTATCTACCTTGGATCTGATCGTAGGTACAATAGATACTGGATATTCTTGGGCCCTTGTGATGAATTTGATCCTGGTCACAGGAGGATTTACTTTGAGTCTTCAGAAGACGGCCACTGGGAGATGATCGACACTAAAGAGGTCTACAAATGACTTCCCTTAAATAACATCAGTCCACCATAAGCATCATTATGGTATTAACTCATtatccttctcttttgtagGCTTTGTGTTCTTTGTTGTCTAATTTGGATCAAAGGGGTGCCCGGGAAGCTCGCCTTCTAGCTTCACTGGAAAAACGAGTAGCAATTCTGAACCAAACAATGTCCAGTGCACCAACTAATAGTGGAAATACTCAACTGCCCCAGTCTGAATTGAATACATGTAGGGAAGATAGCTCCTCACCAGTGTCGGACGTAGACAACCGCTCGAGCTTGGGAGAAATGCAAAATGAATTCCTTGGCACTGCAGCTGTAGAAGCTGGGAAGAAAGGAGAAAAGCTAGTCGAAAACTCTGACGATTCACAAGCTTTTGATGCCTGGATATGGAAGTCATTTTACTCAGAACTCAACAGCGTTAAAAATGGCCAGAAGGCATATCTTGACTCACTCAGAAGATGTGATCGATGTCAGGACCTCTACTGGAGAGACGAAAAGCACTGTAGATTCTGTCATGTGACATTTGagcttgattttgatttagaGGAAAGATATGCTATTCATACTGCAACTTGCCAGGCAAAGATTGATGTAAAAAAATGCCGAAGGCAGAAAGCTCTACCTTCCCAACTGCAGACACTTAAAGCTGCAATCTATGCAATTGAGGTGGGTTGCCATGAATAAAAAGTTTTCTGTTCATACCTTGTGTTTGCATAATAGTTGCATTAgtacaaatggaaaaataagttCTCCTCATGCTAGTTTTCCAAGGACGTTTGTGCCAACTGATGACATATATATTGCATATGTTCATATGCATATTAGACTGGTTAACATCACTTCCCTTGTTGGAATGCTTGCACAACTGATCAcattttatatctaaatttacttttttttctctcatggATAATAAACTCAAAGATTTTGTTTAGATGGGTGAAGAATTTAAAAAGGCTGGTCATCCCATTGATAGATGAAACTTCCAGTTTTTGGACTCACATCATAAtgacttatttaatttatctttgaTTGTATTCAACTTATTGCAGTCGGCTATTCCAGAAGATGCGTTGATGGGGTCTTGGAAAAAGTATGCTCATAATTTGTGGGTCAATAGGCTGCGACGAGTCTCCAGTTTAAGAGAGTTTCTGCAGGTACTTAATGTAGATTCTAcccttgttttatttatttattttgagataaCCAGCCAGGTTCTTTggaattcaaaatttcttttttcccatTATTTAGGTCCTCGCTGACTTTGTAAATGCCATCAATGAAGACTGGCTTTACCAGACCAGTGCTACAGATTCCTATTACTCCGCAGATGAAATAATTTCCAACTTTTCTGCCTTGCCGCAAACATATTCTGCAATTGCACTTTGGTTGGTAAAATTGGATTTATTGGTGGCCTCTCGGACTTATGTTGAAACGGGTCATTCTGTGGATAAATCAGTAACTGCTAACTAAGAGAAAGGTATGCAGTCCTCTGAATTTCGACATCCATCTCAATGAATATGGCTTGTTGCATTTTCTTCTCACATTATCGTCGGTGTGCAGTTCTCTGAATTTTTACTCACATGTTTCCTTGTGTACTACTGTTAGTTTCTTCTATGGATAAGTGTGTAATGTGACGATTCCAAGTAATACAATGTGACTGACTATATTGTATTTTCTTgcaaaattacaataaaattgtCTCTGGAATCAGGTACTCGTTTCTCCAAAACTTCCCGCAACCTGGAAAAGTGACATGAGAAATGGGAGAATTGTAAACTTCATCAAAACCTTTAGCCATAGCACAAGGATCCCTGTCTGCTCAGGTTGAAGCAGCTGCAGGCATTCTTCCATTCTAAAGAGAAACAGATCGCCTTGTTTGGGGCTGAGGTTGGATCTCATGTATTCCAGTTATTCTAAATGAGTAGGTGGGATTATATAGTTTATACCCAAATTTTGATCGTTTACTCTGTGACGAACCTTACTGCTTGTAGATAAATAAAGGTCTGTGTTGTTAGTCATCTCCATTAGTacaatatgacatttttattgtaaaatggAAGTATATAAGCTGTGAGTATATTCTTTGGTTGCAAGTGAAGGATGTAGGAAAAGATAAGTAAGTATCAAGGTCAGCAGGAGCTCTGGGAGCGTTTGTTTATACGCAAGTCTCGTTTTCCACAACTTTCCAATCAATCTGTTTCACACAGATTTGATAAAAGAGtgggaaaaatattttgaaagtcAACCAAACGTGTTTGGAATTTTCAAACAATATAGATgcttttttatgaaatttatgtatatttttaagacgagaaataaaacaaatgagatAATCTTGCTTATATATATGGAACAATAGTACAATACCACCGCTGCGTCCTTATTATCTTCAACCAACATGCatggaaaaaaatatcaagTCAAAAGTATGATGTAAAACATGAAAGTCTATGGGTCTTTAATTTCTTCCCTCAACTTAATTTCTTTATAGtttatattatagtaatatgatttcaacatcaattaataGTGCTTCGCGCGGTTAAAGATCTAGAAATAAGATATTGGAATTTAAGTATAATTATCGTTTTAGATGACTCGTAATTAAATCActacttgattttatttgtcaaTCCTATTCAAAATGTTTAACTAGAGGTATAAGCACATATATAAATCTTAGCAAGGTCTAATtcgaaaatgaaataaatattgtttcgTATGaaattaccaatttttttcattttcgacatgaatatattctattctataagtactactactatttatatattctccAATCTCCAGCATAAAGAATTATCTGTAGGATTGTACGAACCCATGCCATGGCGGTACTTGAGTTCTCACTTGACATGAAGAGGAAATGGTTGTAGGCAATTTAGCTTTCGCAATTCAATGCACAACAAACTTTAGTGTGTATTTTGTAATGTCATTTTCACACACattctatttaaattgtaGAATAAATCGAAAGCTTAAAGTCAACGACAATGAGATGTATCACAATTCACATGATCCGCAGTGCAAGCAACGAAAATCtatcaataatatatatataacagggagatattgaaaatattatagtgaTATGTCTAACATGCGATTCATGTTAGTAATAATTTGTAACTTATTACCAGGACAATCAAATTACATACAAAGCAATGGTTATTTCATGTATGATCTATCTACCaactgattttaaaatttatgtcatttacaactaaaaattaaaaaaatatacaaatgtGAATACAATACAAATTGAGGCATTACTATATATGTAAAGGGAGATAACATGGTCAAGTATTTACGTTTAATCTATAGCTCGTATTAGTACATAGTAATTGTGATGAACAACAACGACTCATTCGCAATCGTAAATTAATGAGTTTAAACTATAGGAAAAATTGGTGTCAAATTCAATTTCCCGTGTTCCAAATATACTTAAGTAGTAGTCTATTTGTCAAACTTCCAACGGCGGCGCCCAAGTCAAACAACCACTTTACACAAGctttaataggagtagtacacctattaaaaatttaaaacaaaatcataagtgtatatatataacaatcgTCATGCACATTCATAACATAATGCATTTCCACACTTTGGAATGGCTGCTTGGTGTTGTAAATCTACTCATATTTCAGTAGTGATcttaatcattttattcatatttatggAGTCCGGCGTGGCGGAGCAGCGGCAACAGAGATATAAGAATCTTTTGATTCAATCTCTTCCTAGAGGGCGCGTGCCGCCGTCGAGGGCCAACCCGTGCACCTACATTCCCGCTGCGTTATTGCTGTCACCGTCGACGACGTTTCTGCCCACCTAGCACCATCACCCACCTCAGCCTGATCAATCTTTCTTCCTTCATAGTCAACgggttttatttatatacggagtactactttttttcattttcaagtaAATACTGTAATCAAATACGAGTACTCATTGTTTGGGTTCAATCaatatattctatattttgtgatgataaattatttttgtatcataaaatatcgaaaattcaacaatattatacttataagAATGAGAAATGAGTGTAATTGATTATGTAGCGAAATTAAGAATGAATGAAGATAGTTAAAAATAGTTAGTCCAAAATGATAATTACAAATGAACATAGTTagtccaaaataataattacaaaatcaaacaaatacaaaaatctGACATATTAATGTAAAAACGAAGAGGACAAATTCTGAAACTAATAATGGCGGGACTACAAAAtactatatagtagtagtagctAGTTGATAATGTCGTCTGTTTTAGTTCTTTCGCCTGTTGATGCAATTTATGTCTGAATTTACCATCTTTTCTTATTTGgacatgataaaaaaattcaaatgtttTTGTCgactaattttacattattcaaaatagtactagtagttattttaaaagataaacggacttttaatttgtttccatgaattcttatattaatatagtatatCACCATCACACTTGTTCAtgcatatttaatgtttttatatgtctttttttctttttaattttatttttaatacattaaaaattgttattgacattttttaattttatatttttataaaaatcaaagcacgACTTATctcaatttgtttgttttctctATAActtcatataaataaataaaatgacaaatcgagctttgatttttatgaaattagtaaaattaagaGTGTTAAtagcaatttttatttattagaattatattaaatggGAAAACGAAACAAACAACGTTAAACTTGCATTAAAAAAGTATGGTTCAAGTTCCCACTGATGATGCTCAAATAATACTACATATCATTTCTCCAATCCTGCATAGCTGTTATAAGTCGAGATTTCggtatttatatactcctacagTCCTACTTAGTTGTTATAAGTCCATACGAGAGATTCTGATATTtggtttttaaattaataatttggtCAGCAAACTTGGGTTAGCTAAGTCCACTTGTTTAGCCCAATATAGTTTCACTCTGGGCCCAATAGGCTGGCAACTCATGATGCTTAAGGAGTTTGTCACATGCATGATTAAGCAATTTATTCTCTTCTGTGACTTATTTTTATCTGCATAGCCTATATATTagtcaaatattaaaatacgttaataaatgtattatatatagtattcAAATCCCAAGGCTACACTGGGAGGGTGTTTGGCTGAACTTATTAACTCCTTAAAACAATTTATGAGAGTATCTCCAACCAttccactaaactcaaactcattttagtataaatctcacgctaaatattgattttactccaaccatttacattaaactcaaacttaaaagaatattctctatattatgccttttttactcacaaaatttgaaatttttttagattttgatttagtgtaaacctaaaaataaatatttttttctcaaaaatcaaaaatatgATTGATTTTTGAGTACTATTGGAGCTAAATACCTAtctcattttaggttttagtgtACCCTCGGAGATGGTCTAAGCTCCCCAAAAAATAAGTTGCTCAACCCtaccttatttttttatatacttttattaGTAACAAtctttttacaaaaataactctattatagactagagttttttttatgcacTTTGATCCGTTTCATCTAGctctctttcattttctttctctaacGTATAAATTCTACTCTAATTATAAGCTTAGTTATCCAAACACTTTCCTAACTTATAAGCAATGAAATTGCACTTTATAATCTCTTAAAGATTATTAGAGTTCTCTGATTAAACTTAGCCAGACACCCCTATATTAAATTTGGACGGAATCAGTATTTTTATAAACCTGACTGCATATACTAATTGGCATAACTCGAACATAAtaaatggaatatatatatatattagtgattagacatttaaattttaaactaatgTCCAATACTACAttatataactaaaaagaaGCAAATAAAGAGAATGGTCTGAAATACTGATTAAGAAACGAGAACTCAATGAAAATCTAGCTAGCTAGGCAATTCAATTCAAgagaaaaatgacaaaaaagtactactacaataTGGATTATATACATGTGATCGATGTGTACCATgctaaaaactaaaaagaggTTGAAAATGTTCCACGTAGtgaattaatcaattaaagagatggataataattaaatcGATCCATACCAAATTAACATAGGTCAGCAAAAAAGCAGCACACCCATGAGACCATGACACGTCTAATTCCGTATGGTATGACTAAATATccattttttgaat harbors:
- the LOC125221902 gene encoding homeobox-DDT domain protein RLT3-like, which codes for MANKKGRKNQQRCNQEFRNGEGIYNTRSRAANQKRKSKPNQQIFMNEDDYRHRLQEILYTPEVIFAKIFRKDGPPLGDEFDPLPSNAFPGGPRRSHLEENRHYKRRKVSLHTMSDYDTCCEGSPHAQSHGMGKGPMTAHGGQVKKYGMGKGLMTKDSVRRHKYGIGKGLMSSRDFEHGSCSSRNVIHKKKKRAQPHESILKKLANRERAKRKASLRCRKVEPQKIQKRKKPHKDRCELAVENVKCLENTEFAMLLDDEELELRELQVGPNPLSCSAHLTTSGSHGCSFCKDLLAKFPPSSVTMKLPLSIQPWASSPELVNKLFKVFHFISTYAATIGTHSFTIDEFARSFHDKDSLLIGLLHVALLRLLFSDIDKEISRGFFSHASKNGKYLELIHSLEHHGVVLEFWKKSLNLLTWIEILCQVLTAAGFGSKLNMTRKAACIKEGNVMDKYGLNPGTLKGELFSILLTQGNYGLEVSELAKSSSIVDLNLTDTVQDLENLIISALSSNIKLYEKISQSRYRLRIHTVEKECEDFRSDSEDLGCGDDVSEVTGGNDANDSECESRDTSLSKSDVSKSNSHSLTVYDEIDESHPGEVWLLGLMEGEYSDLSIEEKLNALTALVDLIRAGSSIRMEDPLTTSGECPPNITHFGSGAKIKRSMVKPVPLGTCDLQRSSGLDISTPEPIDSLVLMSKIVGMGNHANMKNNADKMEAEEFLHPMQSIYLGSDRRYNRYWIFLGPCDEFDPGHRRIYFESSEDGHWEMIDTKEALCSLLSNLDQRGAREARLLASLEKRVAILNQTMSSAPTNSGNTQLPQSELNTCREDSSSPVSDVDNRSSLGEMQNEFLGTAAVEAGKKGEKLVENSDDSQAFDAWIWKSFYSELNSVKNGQKAYLDSLRRCDRCQDLYWRDEKHCRFCHVTFELDFDLEERYAIHTATCQAKIDVKKCRRQKALPSQLQTLKAAIYAIESAIPEDALMGSWKKYAHNLWVNRLRRVSSLREFLQVLADFVNAINEDWLYQTSATDSYYSADEIISNFSALPQTYSAIALWLVKLDLLVASRTYVETGHSVDKSVTAN